From a single Rutidosis leptorrhynchoides isolate AG116_Rl617_1_P2 chromosome 5, CSIRO_AGI_Rlap_v1, whole genome shotgun sequence genomic region:
- the LOC139847778 gene encoding uncharacterized protein, with product MAITLTLGITTAAFTSVCINRIRTSPNIRTKIRCIGWDPEGILGPPSTGHLARREFQRRLERDADAREDFQRQLQEEKERRRLLRLSRRVPESHTELVEYFLDTEAQELELEIARMRLKLTDEFFNHLKSELGQLRFAVQKTEDMEDRVIELEALQKALVEGIQAYDKLQGNIVKAKENLNKIFTSKDVKATLMDMVEKNEINKSLLALLDENIASARSSNQVEAADYMEKVRGAVRKYYTV from the exons ATGGCCATTACTCTTACTCTCGGTATAACCACCGCCGCGTTTACCTCCGTCTGTATCAATCGTATCAGAACTTCCCCCAACATTAGAACCAAAATTCGCTGTATAGGATGG GATCCAGAAGGTATATTAGGGCCACCAAGCACAGGTCACTTGGCCAGGCGTGAATTTCAGAGACGACTCGAGAGAGACGCTGACGCTCGTGAAGATTTTCAACGTCAACTTCAAGAAGAAAAGGAACGTCGTCGTCTTTTGCGTTTG TCTCGGCGTGTTCCCGAAAGTCACACAGAGTTGGTTGAATATTTTCTTGATACTGAAGCACAAGAGCTTGAATTGGAGATTGCCAGAATGAGGCTTAA GTTAACGGATGAATTTTTTAATCACTTAAAGTCTGAACTGGGACAGCTACGGTTTGCTGTTCAAAAAACCGAG GATATGGAGGATAGAGTGATTGAGTTAGAAGCATTACAAAAAGCACTTGTTGAAGGAATCC AAGCGTATGATAAACTGCAAGGTAACATAGTGAAGGCAAAAGAAAACCTAAACAAAATATTCACGTCAAAGGATGTGAAAGCAACT TTGATGGATATGGTAGAAAAGAATGAGATCAACAAGTCTTTATTGGCACTTCTTGATGAAAACATAGCAAGTGCTCGCAGCAGTAATCAA GTAGAAGCTGCAGACTACATGGAAAAGGTTCGTGGGGCTGTTCGTAAGTACTATACTGTCTAG